A single window of Scylla paramamosain isolate STU-SP2022 chromosome 27, ASM3559412v1, whole genome shotgun sequence DNA harbors:
- the LOC135114274 gene encoding late histone H1-like gives MADTAAATPKKTKKAGAKKTASHPKYSAMIATAITALKERGGSSRQAILKYIVANNSVDEKSAATQLKLALKRGVAAGTLKQVKGAGASGSFRISKPEEPKAAVKKPAKKAAAKKPAAKKTVKKPAAKKSPKKPAAKKAAKKPAAKKSPKKPAAKKAAKKPAAKKAAKKPAAKKAAKK, from the coding sequence ATGGCAGACACTGCAGCAGCAACCccaaagaagaccaagaaggcTGGAGCTAAGAAGACAGCCTCTCATCCCAAGTATTCTGCCATGATCGCCACTGCAATCACGGCACTGAAGGAACGCGGAGGTTCGTCGCGCCAGGCAATCCTGAAGTACATTGTCGCCAACAACAGCGTTGACGAGAAGTCTGCTGCTACTCAACTGAAGCTTGCCCTGAAGAGAGGAGTTGCTGCTGGCACCCTTAAACAAGTCAAGGGTGCCGGTGCCTCTGGCTCCTTCCGCATCAGCAAACCCGAGGAGCCCAAAGCTGCCGTCAAGAAGCCTGCGAAAAAAGCTGCTGCCAAGAAGCCTGCTGCTAAGAAGACTGTAAAGAAGCCCGCAGCTAAGAAGTCTCCCAAGAAGCCTGCAGCCAAGAAAGCCGCGAAAAAGCCAGCAGCTAAGAAGTCTCCCAAGAAGCCTGCTGCTAAGAAGGCAGCGAAGAAACCAGCAGCCAAGAAAGCCGCGAAAAAGCCTGCAGCAAAGAAAGCCGCGaagaagtag
- the LOC135114275 gene encoding crossover junction endonuclease MUS81-like isoform X5, with protein MLDRRLAQHEEEFGATDWAQVHKIKETPRKRHRKKANSPTIGAIPTSQSLVKPGNEETQRKKRGRTKNCYIPVVRSAAYAMLMTLHHACFLPHYQGFMKKEELVTAAQPLCDVSLSKPDHKGSYYTGWSSMKTLVKKGLILRQSHPPRFSITEEGKSLALKLERAEKSIDPMECVDPPAAASMGIKETEERSSIHSIPIHTLSSSSDDDDSDGGMEEANSSLSCSMPSLTQSPQSNSKQKGVEDKDACGPRGHSVIKSLSSPSDGTRFSYVTILGTETPVKDRAAVTVEEDGFLGFLIKCIASDLQESDLHYRMDHTRTAPAGFIYAYLSNECAPDQCMGLNKVAAQPHVSPSATTYRQAITKPQKYGLSQHPSGSEATAATSLKARTAQPHTENKEKALPCISCVPVSSVVATPTSLNMPFTLLPGKFEVILCIDNAETSGKSSGVQPSNKDIILSELKRNGVKYSIRKLHVGDYLWVCQENQASLVTDLGVSTKQEARELVLPVVVERKRMDDLAASIKDGRFREQKFRLRQCGLSHPIYLVEEHHGSVAAGLSLPEMTCLQAVVNTQVINEFTVKVVKGQRESAAYLTIMTRYLQSKYQNQSVRSAQLQDINGSQNDISSKIETCLLPFTEFNTASMKNQQLTVREMFAKHLLQLHGISADKARAVVDKYETPNQLLTAYEEEGSTGAKKLLAGLKWGKTNRCLGPVLSANIASLYTSNVLH; from the exons CCTGGCAATGAGGAAAcccagagaaagaagaggggcaGAACTAAGAACTGTTACATTCCTGTGGTAAGATCTGCTGCCTATGCTATGTTGATGACTCTCCACCATGCCTGTTTTCTTCCACACTACCAAG GGTtcatgaagaaagaggagttaGTGACAGCTGCTCAACCATTATGTGATGTATCTCTGTCAAAGCCAGATCATAAGGGTTCTTACTACACTGGCTGGTCATCCATGAAAACACTGGTCAAGAAGGGCCTTATTCTTCGCCAGAGTCATCCTCCCAG GTTTAGCATAACCGAGGAAGGGAAATCTCTGGCACTCAAGTTAGAAAGAGCAGAGAAAAGTATTGATCCAATGGAGTGTGTTGATCCACCAGCAGCTGCCTCAATGGGCATAAAGGAAACTGAGGAAAggtcctccatccactccatccCCATCcacactctttcctcctccagtgatgatgatgatagtgatggtggaaTGGAAGAGGCAAACAGCTCTCTTTCCTGCAGCATGCCGTCATTAACTCAGTCACCTCAGTCAAACTCTAAACAGAAAGGAGTGGAGGACAAGGATGCCTGTGGCCCCAGAGGACATTCAGTAATTAAGTCACTTTCAAGTCCTTCAG ATGGGACAAGGTTCAGCTATGTGACAATCCTGGGCACAGAGACTCCTGTCAAGGACCGTGCAGCAGTCACTGTGGAGGAAGATGGCTTTCTAGGGTTCCTAATTAAGTGCATTGCCTCAGATCTGCAAGAGTCTGATCTTCACTACCGAATGGACCACACCAG AACTGCTCCTGCAGGGTTTATTTATGCCTACCTGTCTAATGAGTGTGCCCCAGACCAGTGTATGGGACTGAACAAGGTTGCTGCCCAGCCCCATGTATCCCCATCAGCAACTACCTACAGGCAAGCCATAACTAAACCTCAGAAATATGGTCTTTCTCAGCACCCATCAG GTTCAGAAGCTACAGCTGCCACATCACTTAAGGCAAGAACAGCTCAACCCCACacagagaacaaggaaaaagcACTACCCTGCATTTCTTGTGTTCCTGTTTCTTCTGTTGTTGCCACTCCTACATCACTTAACATGCCATTCACCCTTCTACCTGGAAAATTTGAAGTCATCCTCTGTATTGATAATGCTGAAACCAGTGGAAA ATCATCAGGAGTCCAGCCCAGTAACAAGGACATCATTCTCTCTGAGCTCAAAAGGAATGGTGTGAAGTACAGTATTCGGAAGCTTCACGTAGGGGACTACCTTTGGGTTTGCCAGGAGAATCAGGCATCACTTGTCACAGACCTGGGAGTCTCCACAAAG CAGGAAGCAAGAGAGCTGGTGCTGCCAGTGGTAGTGGAACGAAAAAGGATGGATGATCTTGCTGCCAGCATCAAGGACGGACGTTTCAGGGAGCAGAAGTTCCGTCTCAGGCAATGTGGTCTGAGCCATCCTATTTACCTGGTGGAGGAGCATCATGGCTCTGTTGCTGCTGGTCTCAG CTTACCAGAGATGACCTGCCTGCAGGCTGTGGTCAACACCCAGGTCATCAATGAGTTCACTGTAAAAGTGGTAAAAGGCCAGAGAGAATCAGCTGCTTACCTTACTATCATGACTCGTTATCTCCAGAGCAAGTACCAG AACCAGTCTGTCAGGTCAGCTCAGCTTCAAGATATTAATGGAAGTCAGAATGACATCTCTTCTAAAATTGAGACTTGCCTGTTGCCATTTACTGAATTTAATACAGCTTCAATGAAAAATCAACAACTGACTGTAAGGGAGATGTTTGCCAAGCACCTTCTTCAGCTCCATGGTATTAGTGCTGACAAGGCTCGAGCAGTAGTTGACAAG TATGAGACCCCAAACCAATTGCTGACTGCATATGAGGAAGAAGGTAGCACTGGAGCCAAGAAGCTGCTGGCTGGCTTAAAGTGGGGCAAGACCAACAGATGTCTTGGTCCAGTGCTCAGTGCCAACATTGCCAGCCTGTACACATCAAATGTCCTGCACtag